A window of Trachemys scripta elegans isolate TJP31775 chromosome 9, CAS_Tse_1.0, whole genome shotgun sequence genomic DNA:
CATCCGTATTTACACAGCCATCAAACCTGCAGGCGGGCGCACCCAACTCATATTGACCCAGAGCTCTTCACTGGCAGAAGGGTCTCCCCCACGCCCACTCCCTGGCCAGGACCCTCTCCGCACCCTTGCCAGATTTCTCCCCCCATTGCCACGAGCCACCCCCATTCTCCAGCCTTGGCTTAGACTGCTAAGATACGGcttgtttagctctctccctggTGGGTAGGTGAACTCCTGGTGCCTGCCCTGCATGTTCCACGCCTCTCCCGCTGGCCACTGCAGAGCAGTGGGGCGTAAGTCAGAGATGACTCAGGAGAGAGCTCAGAGCCCTTTAGGGGCAGGGCATAGAACCCACTGCCCtcctctgctctctctgccctctcccaaCTCTGCTCTGAACGGTGTGTCTCCCCTCTACTCTATCCCTCGCAGAAAGGACAGggcgggtgggtggggtggggtgctcCCAGCCGTGCCTCAGAGAAAactcctgggaggtagggaaaaGGAGGGGGTCCTAACACCCAGGGCATAGCCAATGCCAGCTGGGAGAGGCTGCTGGCACATTCAGCACAAATACCTCTTCACCCTTAGTTACCCTTTCGCCCCTCCCTGCCCTTGGGCCTGACTCTCAGGCAGAGTGTTTGCCAGCTGAGCCAGCTGGAGGAATCCGTTGGGTTTGAAGGAGGAACGGAGCACAGTGGGGTTTCTCCAGCCAGTGGGGATGAGGGTGTCTCAGAGTTGGGGTGCAATAGATCAAAGACAAAGTATCTACAAACAGAAATGAGAGTCTTAGCCAGGATCTTGCTTCCCCTCGCCAGCAGCCCTGAGGGAGAAAGAGCAGTTCCTCCTCCACCCAGCCCTTGGAATGACAATCAGTCTGGTGAGCAGCCAGCCAACTGTTGTCCttggggcagcaaggggtggcTGTGTTCCCCGGGGGTTTTAAGGGCTACAGAGAGCAGCGGGGGAGGCAGTGAAGTCAGGAGCAGTCTGATGAATGGATCAGGGCAGGCAGGAGGGGTGCTGGGCTGCCTCCCTCACACGTAGTTCCTCTTGTCGTAGCTGGGCCCAGTGGATCTAGGAGCAGAGTAAGCCATCTTGGCTGGAGTGTATTTCTCAtccttgggggggggcaggagcagcagagcaAAGCCCCCCcaaacagctgcagtgctgcagctgcccagcccacGTAGAGGGAGGCTCCCAGCTCCCGCTTCTGTGACTCTAACATCGAAGGATTGTAGAAGTTGCGGATGATGGTGTTGGCCGACCAGCACACGGGGATGAGGGTCATGATCCCGGCCAGCAAGAAGATCACCCCAGACACGATGGTGATTTTGGCCTTAGTGGTCCCATCTTCCACGCACCTGGTGCACTGCACTCCGATGAGGGCAACCATGAGGCCCAGCATGGCCAGCACGATGGCGATCACCACCAGGGCGCGAGCTGCCTGCAGGTCCTGGGGCAGCACCAGCATGGAGTCGTAGACCCTGCACTGCATCTGGCCCGTGCTCTGCACCACGCAGTTCATCCACAGCCCCTCCCAGACGTTCTGGGCTGTCACGATGTTGTTCCCCATGAAGGCAGTCACCCTCCACATGGGCAGTGCACAGCACAGGATGGTGCCCACCCAGCCCACCACCGACAGAGCCACCCCACCGATCTCCAGCCCCATCGACATGTTGCCACGTCCTAGGTACTTTCAAGGCAACAGCAGAAAGGGAGAGGGACTCCTTAGCTGGC
This region includes:
- the LOC117883057 gene encoding LOW QUALITY PROTEIN: claudin-3-like (The sequence of the model RefSeq protein was modified relative to this genomic sequence to represent the inferred CDS: deleted 2 bases in 1 codon); translated protein: MSMGLEIGGVALSVVGWVGTILCCALPMWRVTAFMGNNIVTAQNVWEGLWMNCVVQSTGQMQCRVYDSMLVLPQDLQAARALVVIAIVLAMLGLMVALIGVQCTRCVEDGTTKAKITIVSGVIFLLAGIMTLIPVCWSANTIIRNFYNPSMLESQKRELGASLYVGWAAAALQLFGGALLCCSCPPKDEKYTPAKMAYSAPRSTGPSYDKRNYV